In one Halosolutus amylolyticus genomic region, the following are encoded:
- a CDS encoding PAS domain S-box protein produces the protein MAHGTRIVYVDPGATGEVSTAASTAAFTVEVVASVAACLERLPSADCVVTSDRLPDASPADLCRQVRDRRADLPIVVFPVDGSEALAGEVIAAGADGYVPRSQGVETLVSRLDELVEHDRHDDRAAAHVGSSADPSDRLALLVEQSPLAIVEWTLDRTVGSWNPAAADLFGYSASEAVGKQAMELLVPEEHHDTIDQYWADLVDEDVAGSVSRRVVQNVRKDGSTITCEWFSTPLVDDGEVVSVLSFAQDVTRDIKRANALEALQETTNELMRAESVAEIGEIVMDATEHVIDQSLAGIRFYDDETGTLSIAATTSRLEVHSGDLSTVGPDDGLLWSVYQDGEPTVIDDASADMVPYDLDRTVGNAILHPLGEHGLLTVASSGRDDLDVVDIHLVHVLAATAEAALDRAVRERELERTKTVVETVGDSVYALDRKGRFVTVNDTLTELTGYDREELLGEHVSTVLTAESVERGQKRVRALLSAADHRVATYEVTAEAADGERIAGEVNMTLLWSDGELEGTVGIFRDISDRKRMQRELVDRKAKIESLHEIASRLDDCETREAVFELTVDAAERVLNFDVCVADEIDGEYLAKKAISSNLDDADYVERIHVEEGIAGKTYRNRRTYRIGDVADAEDAAGEADKYQSLLSVPIGDHGVFQAVATDRNAFDADDQELAELLLSHVSDTLDRLAFESELKAERDRFVALFENVPDAVVSVRELGSGPTVEEVNPAFERLFGYDAETVVGEPLDRFIVPADRAADADRLNAKGGRGEPVEAEVKRRTADGLRDFMLRVVPMQMDERSERAFGLYTDITEQKQRQQRVEILNRVLRHDLRNGMNIITGCAQMLAEAVEGDDVEYAQTIQERASELISLAEKTRAVERTLERGEAATGPVNIAEAVQQAASRLESTYPEVEVTCSVTDDIYARTDEYFQTAVFQVLENAIEHNDEPTPTVDVELRNCQEDGMVTLSIADNGPGMPAEERALLQEDEEITQLRHASGLGLWLVNWVVTRSGGQLRFDENDPRGTIVTLEIPRADVESARSGADGTVTGD, from the coding sequence ATGGCCCACGGAACACGTATCGTGTACGTCGATCCCGGTGCGACGGGCGAGGTCAGCACGGCCGCGAGCACCGCCGCGTTCACGGTCGAGGTCGTCGCGTCCGTAGCCGCCTGCCTGGAGCGACTCCCGAGTGCCGACTGCGTGGTGACGTCGGATCGACTCCCCGACGCGAGTCCCGCCGACCTCTGTCGGCAGGTCCGCGACCGTCGGGCGGACCTGCCGATCGTCGTCTTCCCGGTCGACGGGAGCGAAGCGCTCGCCGGCGAGGTGATCGCCGCCGGAGCCGACGGCTACGTCCCGCGATCGCAGGGGGTCGAGACCCTCGTCTCACGGCTCGACGAACTCGTCGAGCACGACCGCCACGACGACCGGGCTGCCGCCCACGTCGGGTCGTCGGCCGATCCCTCCGATCGGCTCGCGTTGCTCGTCGAGCAGTCGCCGCTCGCGATCGTCGAGTGGACGCTCGATCGGACCGTGGGAAGCTGGAACCCGGCCGCGGCGGACCTGTTCGGATACTCGGCTTCCGAGGCCGTCGGGAAACAGGCGATGGAACTGCTCGTTCCCGAAGAGCATCACGACACGATCGACCAGTACTGGGCCGACCTCGTCGACGAGGACGTCGCGGGATCGGTCAGTCGGCGCGTCGTCCAGAACGTCCGCAAGGACGGGTCGACGATCACCTGCGAGTGGTTCAGTACGCCCCTGGTCGACGACGGCGAGGTCGTCAGCGTCCTCTCGTTCGCCCAGGACGTTACCAGGGACATCAAGCGGGCGAACGCGCTGGAGGCGCTCCAGGAGACGACGAACGAACTGATGCGCGCCGAATCGGTCGCGGAGATCGGCGAGATCGTCATGGACGCGACCGAACACGTGATCGATCAGTCACTCGCCGGCATCAGGTTCTACGACGACGAGACCGGGACGCTCAGTATCGCCGCGACGACGTCCCGGCTCGAGGTCCACAGCGGCGACCTCTCGACGGTCGGTCCGGACGATGGCCTCCTCTGGAGCGTCTACCAGGACGGGGAGCCGACCGTGATCGACGACGCGTCCGCGGACATGGTTCCGTACGACCTCGATCGCACCGTCGGGAACGCGATCCTGCATCCGCTCGGGGAACACGGCCTCCTGACGGTCGCATCCTCCGGGAGGGACGACCTCGACGTCGTCGACATCCACCTCGTTCACGTCCTCGCGGCGACCGCCGAAGCGGCGCTCGATCGGGCCGTCCGCGAACGGGAACTCGAACGGACGAAGACGGTCGTCGAGACCGTCGGCGACAGCGTCTACGCGCTGGATCGGAAGGGTCGTTTCGTCACCGTCAACGACACGCTAACCGAGTTGACGGGCTACGATCGCGAGGAACTGCTCGGGGAACACGTGTCGACGGTCCTCACCGCCGAAAGCGTCGAGCGCGGCCAGAAACGCGTCCGGGCGCTGCTCTCGGCTGCCGACCATCGGGTCGCGACCTACGAGGTGACCGCCGAAGCCGCCGACGGCGAGCGGATCGCCGGCGAGGTCAACATGACGCTCCTGTGGTCCGATGGCGAACTCGAGGGGACCGTCGGCATCTTCCGGGATATCAGCGATCGCAAGCGCATGCAGCGCGAACTCGTCGATCGCAAGGCGAAAATCGAGAGTCTCCACGAGATCGCGTCCAGGCTCGACGACTGCGAGACTCGGGAGGCGGTGTTCGAGTTGACCGTCGACGCCGCCGAGCGGGTGTTGAACTTCGACGTCTGCGTGGCCGACGAGATCGACGGGGAGTACCTCGCGAAGAAGGCGATCTCCTCGAATCTCGACGACGCCGACTACGTCGAGCGGATCCACGTCGAGGAGGGGATCGCCGGCAAGACGTATCGGAACCGGCGAACCTACCGGATCGGGGACGTGGCCGACGCCGAGGACGCGGCCGGCGAGGCCGACAAATACCAGTCCCTGCTCAGTGTGCCGATCGGCGACCACGGCGTCTTCCAGGCCGTCGCGACGGACCGGAACGCGTTCGACGCCGACGACCAGGAACTCGCGGAACTGTTGCTCTCGCACGTCAGCGATACGCTAGATCGACTGGCGTTCGAGTCCGAACTCAAGGCGGAGCGCGATCGGTTCGTCGCGCTGTTCGAGAACGTCCCGGACGCCGTCGTCAGCGTTCGCGAACTCGGCTCCGGCCCCACGGTCGAGGAGGTCAACCCGGCGTTCGAGCGCCTCTTCGGGTACGACGCGGAGACCGTCGTCGGCGAACCCCTCGATCGGTTCATCGTCCCGGCCGATCGGGCGGCCGACGCCGATCGACTCAACGCCAAAGGGGGCCGCGGCGAACCCGTCGAAGCGGAGGTCAAACGCCGGACGGCCGACGGGTTGCGGGACTTCATGCTCCGGGTCGTCCCGATGCAGATGGACGAGCGGTCCGAGCGGGCGTTCGGGCTCTACACGGACATCACCGAACAGAAGCAACGCCAGCAACGGGTCGAGATCCTGAACCGCGTACTGCGTCACGACCTGCGAAACGGGATGAACATCATCACCGGCTGTGCGCAGATGCTGGCCGAGGCAGTCGAGGGCGACGACGTCGAGTACGCCCAGACCATCCAGGAACGGGCGAGCGAACTCATCAGCCTCGCAGAGAAGACCAGGGCCGTCGAGCGGACGCTCGAACGGGGCGAGGCGGCCACGGGGCCGGTCAACATCGCCGAGGCCGTCCAGCAGGCCGCGTCGCGTCTCGAATCGACGTATCCCGAGGTCGAGGTTACCTGTTCGGTCACCGACGACATCTACGCCCGGACGGACGAGTACTTCCAGACCGCGGTCTTCCAGGTGTTAGAGAACGCGATCGAACACAACGACGAGCCGACACCGACCGTCGACGTCGAACTGCGTAACTGCCAGGAGGACGGTATGGTGACGCTCTCGATCGCCGACAACGGCCCCGGCATGCCGGCCGAGGAACGGGCCCTGCTCCAGGAAGACGAGGAGATCACCCAGTTGCGCCACGCAAGCGGACTCGGTCTCTGGCTCGTCAACTGGGTCGTCACCCGGTCGGGCGGGCAACTGCGGTTCGACGAGAACGACCCCCGCGGGACGATCGTCACGCTCGAGATCCCGCGCGCCGACGTCGAGTCCGCCCGATCGGGGGCCGACGGGACGGTGACCGGTGACTGA
- a CDS encoding MFS transporter, with amino-acid sequence MSRARLFASLCGLVFLLNLARIVFAPLLNVFIEEFAIGEATAGLIVTLAWVGSASLRLPTGWLLTKVPRHRVVVASGVILAGSSALAATARTVPHLMIGAFLMGIASGVYFVSANPLLSELYPERVGRVVGIHGAASQIAAVIAAPFVLLTLLVDWRLSLWAIAAGAAVVTAYTWLTARRTEMPTAGQSDRDFVAGALSEWRLIVTALAIVGAASFVWQGVFNFYELYMQSKGLSDRAAGTMLTIVFAAGVPAFFFGGDLADRFPQVPYLLAIVGTFSACLLALTMIDGLVALVAISAVVGFVIHALFPATDTYLLDTLPDSTRGSAYAVFSSIWMLTQAIGSSVLGLFIERGYTYDAVFASAALLLGATIVVLVVLERAGRLPS; translated from the coding sequence GTGAGCCGCGCTCGACTCTTCGCGTCCCTCTGTGGTCTCGTCTTTCTCCTCAACCTCGCGAGAATCGTCTTCGCACCGCTCTTGAACGTGTTTATCGAGGAGTTCGCGATCGGTGAGGCGACGGCCGGACTCATCGTGACGCTCGCGTGGGTCGGGAGCGCCTCCCTTCGCCTCCCCACGGGATGGCTCCTCACGAAAGTCCCGCGACACCGCGTCGTGGTCGCGTCCGGAGTGATCCTCGCCGGGTCGTCCGCGCTCGCTGCGACCGCGAGGACGGTTCCCCACCTCATGATCGGCGCGTTCCTCATGGGCATCGCCTCCGGCGTCTACTTCGTCTCGGCGAACCCGCTCCTGAGCGAACTCTACCCCGAGCGCGTCGGCCGCGTCGTCGGGATCCACGGGGCCGCCAGCCAGATCGCCGCGGTGATCGCCGCCCCATTCGTCCTCCTCACGTTGCTCGTCGACTGGCGGCTCTCGCTGTGGGCGATCGCCGCCGGGGCGGCGGTGGTGACGGCCTACACGTGGCTCACCGCGAGGCGGACCGAGATGCCGACGGCGGGCCAGTCCGATCGCGACTTCGTCGCCGGCGCGCTGTCGGAGTGGCGGCTCATCGTGACGGCGCTGGCGATCGTCGGCGCGGCGTCGTTCGTCTGGCAGGGCGTGTTCAACTTCTACGAACTGTACATGCAGTCGAAGGGGCTCTCCGACAGGGCGGCGGGGACGATGCTCACGATCGTCTTCGCCGCCGGCGTGCCCGCGTTCTTCTTCGGCGGCGACCTGGCCGACAGGTTCCCGCAGGTGCCGTACCTGCTCGCGATCGTCGGGACGTTCTCCGCGTGCCTGCTCGCCCTGACGATGATCGACGGTCTGGTCGCGCTGGTCGCGATCAGCGCGGTCGTCGGCTTCGTCATTCACGCGCTGTTCCCCGCCACGGACACGTATCTCCTCGACACGCTCCCGGATTCGACCCGGGGGAGCGCCTACGCGGTGTTCAGTTCGATCTGGATGCTCACCCAGGCGATCGGCTCGTCCGTCCTCGGCCTGTTCATCGAACGCGGCTACACCTACGACGCGGTGTTCGCCAGCGCCGCGCTCCTCCTCGGCGCGACGATCGTCGTCCTCGTTGTCCTCGAACGCGCGGGACGGCTCCCGAGTTGA